One window of Micromonas commoda chromosome 1, complete sequence genomic DNA carries:
- a CDS encoding predicted protein, with amino-acid sequence MTETRQNSTAPPRATLTRWLCVAVFLLLSGKSTALEIAGHGGSASWTQIGATLTDDGGGKHGAILSFSEDGSRLLVGSNFYPYHVDVYEWQSGSSAWTPLGSRISPPQGFIQSACLSGDGKVVAISDYDNDGIVGWWTVTVYHYASGSWQRVGSDILGSSSEGYVAKVSLSSDGKVLAIGNNDQTLSSYDSTAFNATRTGRVRIYQWPASDLTASGVAWTQMGETIEAWSTVSGTTDDFSFGPYSRKVYADTGTLSGDGKRIAVFTPDGYSQNGYVYEWKSSSWSVVGDSITLSLAESTVSAASVSYDGNVVAGSYGYVYKWSSGAWSSIRTTFSFFGRTAVSLSRDGTRVAYGDYPWNSFEGVVVVHQWDSEAESWRRMVDIPGESASHLAGAMVSLSGDGSRVAVFSAGNAAKHTRVFEVGTACDTSVAPPNAAVGNCPANLASGSSCQPTCNSGYAATGPTTTCVSGYLKFATCAAGCDVSTAPANGGKGDCGYRLAMSKSCTPTCNDGYVRKGNKKTSCSYAGVLSAAECRKRYSWGDAKFCPKYENYMFCQLVKTEADCLAASSKRNCAWSSSGSGYCYHDDAERSEMTDESYFQDFAADKCLNVSPYTRDACVAVSGCDWFEVYNCEPSKESIKKILSDTGAPPGVSKYWDEYWHDACWYLTNSTCTTSTTVTGCVLDNDNYCRPGPAKTAVYGADGCAGHADFEAVAALGGTTVAEARDKFKVKSAKEQAEETRDSILAGITDESLKRKAKLLADAAIGGNAVKKLTAKLTAPDADTACSDYYAKAGLSSSLGACVATAAASGKRRRLAAAAYDVEVFFSSAEVDDDKLTKARDALKAAGIEATLDENVDPIAELKTINGVDASAVDTFKTQSTAAAAAVEKSPPPPPPPPNPPPPPKLVTDDTDATPRLGAGSAAFASACAFLTVAMFA; translated from the coding sequence ATGACCGAGACGAGGCAAAACTCGAccgcacccccgcgcgccaccctGACGCGGTGGCtgtgcgtcgccgtcttcctcctcctctcggGTAAATCGACCGCCCTCGAGATCGCGGGACACGGAGGCAGCGCTTCGTGGACCCAGATTGGCGCCACGTTAACGGACGACGGGGGAGGCAAACACGGAGCGATCTTGTCTTTTTCCGAGGATGGCTCGCGCCTGCTCGTCGGCTCGAACTTTTATCCTTATCACGTCGATGTGTACGAGTGGCAATCCGGCTCAAGCGCATGGACACCTCTCGGCTCCAGGATCTCCCCGCCGCAAGGATTTATCCAGAGCGCGTGTCTTTCAGGCGATGGCAAGGTGGTAGCAATCAGCGATTACGACAATGACGGCATCGTCGGTTGGTGGACCGTCACCGTGTATCACTACGCATCCGGCTCTTGGCAACGGGTCGGTTCCGATATCCTCGGGTCTTCGTCCGAGGGATATGTCGCCAAAGTTTCGCTCTCGAGTGACGGCAAGGTGTTGGCGATCGGAAACAACGATCAAACTCTTTCTTCCTACGATTCGACTGCTTTcaacgcgacgaggacgggccGAGTCCGAATTTACCAGTGGCCCGCAAGCGACCTGACAGCATCCGGTGTAGCGTGGACCCAGATGGGTGAAACGATCGAAGCGTGGTCGACGGTCTCAGGGACTACCGATGACTTTAGTTTCGGTCCATACAGCCGAAAGGTCTACGCGGACACCGGGAcgctctccggcgacggcaaaCGCATCGCCGTGTTCACACCCGACGGATATTCCCAAAATGGTTACGTCTACGAGTGgaaatcgtcgtcgtggtcggtCGTCGGAGACTCGATAACTCTGAGCTTGGCGGAATCCACGGTTTCGGCGGCCTCGGTTTCGTACGACGGAAACGTCGTGGCGGGCTCGTACGGATATGTGTACAAATGGAGTTCTGGAGCATGGAGCAGCATTCGGACTACATTTTCATTTTTCGGCAGGACAGCGGTGTCCCTCTCGCGTGACGGTACCCGCGTCGCGTATGGTGACTATCCATGGAATTCattcgagggcgtcgtcgtggtgcATCAATGGGACTCGGAAGCTGAATCGTGGCGGCGCATGGTTGATATCCCGGGGGAATCCGCATCTCATTTAGCCGGTGCAATGGTATCCCTTTCCGGGGATGGTTCTCGCGTGGCGGTGTTCTCTGCCGGAAATGCTGCGAAGCACACGAGAGTTTTCGAGGTTGGCACCGCGTGCGACACGTCCGTCGCTCCTcccaacgccgccgtcggcaaCTGCCCCGCGAATCTCGCGTCCGGCTCGAGCTGCCAGCCGACGTGCAATTCGGGCTACGCCGCGACaggcccgacgacgacctgcgTGTCGGGGTACCTGAAATTCGCCACCTGTGCCGCGGGATGCGACGTCTCAACCGCGCCAGCCAACGGCGGGAAGGGCGATTGCGGTTACCGTCTCGCCATGTCAAAGTCGTGCACTCCGACGTGCAACGACGGGTACGTGCGCAAAGGGAACAAGAAGACGAGCTGCAGCTACGCCGGTGTCCTCAGTGCGGCCGAGTGCAGGAAGAGGTACTCCTGGGGAGATGCCAAGTTCTGCCCGAAATACGAAAACTATATGTTCTGCCAGCTCGTCAAGACGGAGGCGGATTGTCTCGCGGCGAGTTCGAAGAGAAACTGTgcgtggtcgtcgtccgggtccggATATTGCTAccatgacgacgccgaacgcTCTGAAATGACGGATGAATCGTATTTTCAGGATTTTGCGGCTGACAAGTGCTTAAATGTGAGCCCCTATACGCgtgacgcgtgcgtcgccgttTCAGGTTGTGATTGGTTTGAAGTTTATAATTGCGAACCGTCGAAGGAGAGCATCAAAAAGATCTTGTCCGACACCGGCGCCCCTCCCGGCGTGAGCAAGTATTGGGACGAGTATTGGCATGATGCGTGCTGGTACCTCACGAATTCGACGTGCACCACGAGCACGACTGTCACCGGATGCGTCCTCGATAATGACAATTACTGCAGACCCGGCCCTGCGAAAACTGCAGTTtacggcgccgacggttgCGCCGGCCACGCCGACttcgaggcggtcgccgcgctggggggcacgaccgtcgccgaggcgcgcgacaAGTTCAAGGTCAAGTCCGCCAAGGAACAGGCGGAGGAGACTCGGGACTCTATCCTCGCCGGCATCACCGACGAGTCCCTGAAGAGGAAAGCTAAGCtcctggcggacgcggccatCGGTGGGAACGCGGTCAAGAAGCTCACCGCGAAGCTGACAGCCCCGGACGCGGACACGGCGTGCTCAGATTACTATGCAAAGGCAGGACTCTCAAGCTcactcggcgcgtgcgtcgcgacggcggccgccaGCGGGAaaaggcggcggctcgccgccgccgcgtacgacgtcGAAGTATTCTTCAGCtccgccgaggtcgacgacgacaagcTCACGAAGGCCAgggacgcgctcaaggcggcgggcaTCGAGGCGACGCTCGACGAGAACGTGGATCCCATCGCGGAGCTCAAGACGATAaatggcgtcgacgcgagcgccgtcgacACGTTCAAGACGCAGTCGACGGctgcggccgccgccgtggagaagtcgccgccgccgccgccgccgccccctaaccctcccccgccgccgaagctgGTCACGGACGacaccgacgcgacgccgaggttggGAGCGGGaagcgcggcgttcgcgagcgcgtgcgcgttcCTGACCGTCGCGATGTTCGCGTGA
- a CDS encoding predicted protein, whose product MAAGDDDHGDALDRREMSPLARRAAATRRRIEAARAAAAATAPRSPTNLSSTATGNTSRMFGAPTQHHPPSSPAAREDRKSGSPYNVGRVASSSVGGSNLATPSGLAARNRADVRTHARKIRVCVPMTAEWFKCGEHIRALAEAAEREDRNPSVAGSNPRTATNPSLWDVDDGVWVARSILEEGKLNALIKSIAAHRQLIRRVRNRGGSLAWETHVTETCVAVGLTRGDCVSRVKRWEADAGRVLLHVLSSVEAAQTADVEALLRHCAAVLTWQDAMWMADEADEAGVGVGGVGASRGSTVTTVTSGRSVRGYGDDEGEGDGKEDGDPGARESNPRASYGACQETHVLHYLERLFCTHVDALHESALANVVARCGLFQSLCAFLDERGNSLRLEDRRAGLYALSGIIATESFASHRRLIVGGVVGDGAVTVGNAILPMGKSGESGGDAASRESGAVGDGSFVGRNGSFVGRNGSDDEIAAVDARIVRISGRLVEPNWGFDTDVDPAERRGVVALLDEARRLRRNGEVGGSIPRGAAADVGEGRTPSPPPRRSNARRPMSGRVIADRIRALSAV is encoded by the exons atggcggccggggacgacgaccacggcgacgcgctggatCGTCGGGAGatgtcgccgctcgcgcgccgcgcggccgccacgcgtcgtcgcatagaggcggctcgagccgccgccgcggcgaccgcgccccgGTCGCCAACAAATCTGAGCAGCACCGCCACCGGTAACACGTCGCGCATGTTCGGCGCGCCGACCCAACATCATCCGCCTTCGTCCCctgcggcgcgggaggatcGCAAGTCGGGCTCGCCGTACAacgtcggccgcgtcgcgtcgtcctctGTCGGGGGGTCGAACCTCGCCACCCCCTccgggctcgcggcgcgaaaTCGCGCAGACGTGCGAACGCACGCCAGGAAGATTCGAGTCTGCGTGCCGATGACCGCCGAGTGGTTCAAGTGCGGCGAGCACAttcgcgcgctggcggaggcggcggagcgcgaggaccgGAACCCGTCGGTCGCcggttcgaacccgcgcaCGGCCACCAACCCGTCCCTctgggacgtcgacgacggcgtctgGGTCGCCAGGAGCATCTTGGAAGAGGGCAAACTCAACGCGCTAATCAAATCGATTGCCGCGCACAGGCAACTGATCCGTCGGGTGCGAAATCGCGGGGGTTCGCTCGCGTGGGAGACGCACGTGACCGAGACGTGTGTTGCGGTGGGTTTGACACGTGGCGATTGCGTGTCGCGGGTGAAACGGTGGGAAGCCGACGCGGGGAGAGTGCTGTTGCACGTGTTATCGTCGGTTGAG GCGGCGCAGAcggcggacgtcgaggcgctgctGAGGcactgcgcggcggtgctgaCGTGGCAGGACGCGATGTGgatggcggacgaggcggacgaggcgggcgtcggggtgggcggcgtcggggcgtcACGTGGGtcgaccgttacgaccgttacgagTGGGCGCTCGGTCCGAGGCTACGGAGACGAtgaaggcgaaggcgacgggaaggaggatggggaccccggcgcgcgggaatcgaacccgcgcgcgtcgtacGGCGCGTGCCAGGAGACCCACGTCCTCCACTACCTCGAGCGACTCTTCTGCacccacgtcgacgcccttcacgagtcggcgctcgccaacgtcgtcgcgaggtGCGGTTTGTTTCAATCGCTGTGCGCTTTTTTAGACGAGCGAGGCAATTCGCTGCGACTcgaggaccgccgcgcggggctctACGCGCTGTCCGGGATCATCGCCACGGAatcgttcgcgtcgcacAGGAGGCTCATCGTGGGGGGCGTGGTCGGTGACGGCGCGGTAACGGTCGGTAACGCCATTTTACCGATGGGGAAGTCGGGGGAGTCGGGAGGGGACGCCGCTTCGCGCGAAtcgggcgccgtcggtgacggtTCGTTCGTCGGACGAAACGGCTCGTTCGTCGGACGAAacggctcggacgacgagatcgccgcggtggacgcccgAATCGTTCGAATATCCGGTCGGCTCGTGGAACCGAATTGGGGCTTCGATACCGACGTGGATCCGGCGGAGCGaaggggcgtcgtcgcgctgctcgacgaggcgagaCGGCTTCGGCGGAACGGCGAGGTCGGGGGATCGATTCCGCGCGGGGCCGcggccgacgtcggcgaggggcggacgccgtcgccgccgccgcggcggtcgaacgcgcggcggccgatgAGCGGCCGGGTCATCGCCGACAGGATAAGAGCTCTCTCCGCGGTGTGA
- a CDS encoding predicted protein — protein MGAGSSTAAAAYARCKDDVDANLARLSDPDPTTPDDPTWDELLRFPAAITSASDADLDVVLGRVDFGSIAPGTLDALLERAAAALRRCSRSDVAGSNPSRGDVANEDRADDAWTAAINATTLATRALRRCSRDTLRFLCRRRRQIANDDDDAPDESGGVATAEPAVCDFMAAVVDVVAGCADERAPRGCHVYALRVACCRSLEAIADEYSTADDSKADSSSPLSTPSAPFANETDGEFDAFDVLMDAVDGCTAVDAGGDGRSGESIYRDVVAETLRLWSRRPPLPRGSDAWMHDPNDASGKPRGGFLGAMAALLLGDDDDDDDNGDDDKGKDWDVSVFSPLGDAAGAALTRLLHRPARYDGVAEVGRCVANESASTAVVSTAGKVVRREPNVAGSSPGRSAGIVKSSREKWGGGLGEVETVMRRASMDVDDDPGSPVGSSRSPFAPPGFDSGADRSGLVFSKNYPPETPPATGSSIAANPFRDALFRLVRLERSNKDDDSGESDALRVRVLRACVLAMHSADTAGAASGASGDKSHAASCQQAAVGVFLAYSLLYGNEGFYRAVVADANAVRALVSALLRRAHATYAEVGGSSPRGTTQLNVSGVASVATATLAMLSQDPVVNRAVHSLSTSQRLASSSNDSQLNDSQLNDSQLNDRTDFWFNSSASAKTLSGFKSIGKPPQQTLGSAWVLVLCRVARGGGIEKGDVTSGEGGIEPATSSFARACALAALANSAPYFDGLTSAASQRLVAVFDVLHRRRRKRVSAAMGRPGIEPGSDGLRGRTGLPTAVAALVSAALASALVTSASKCPELVYAALQRRDEVFAPFLDEFLDPVKDRVDERKDSNPREGLSHEGFHANDPELELAIHRMREHAVAIHQRLEFFNARVDAAREASTNHRPGSHWTMDKAMDVIRAACEEDQSKEDHSKEDHSSTSGSAPPSFQYAPETFVYREEIDAHEFFRPIVDLALSGRRR, from the exons atgggcgcgggttcgtcgaccgcggcggcggcgtacgcccGGTGcaaggacgacgtcgacgccaacctcgcgcggctcagCGACCCggacccgacgacgccggacgaTCCGACATG GGACGAGCTCCTTCGTTTTCCCGCGGCGATCACCTCAGCCTCGGACGCCGACCTCGATGTGGTGCTGGGTCGAGTCGATTTTGGCTCGATCGCCCCAGGGACGCTCGACGCGTTGCTCGagcgcgcagccgccgcgctgcgacgATGTTCGCGTTCCGATGTCGCGGGCTCGAATCCCAGCCGGGGTgacgtcgcgaacgaggATCGTGCAGACGACGCGTGGACCGCCGCGATCAACGccacgacgctcgcgacgcgcgcgctccgacgATGTTCGCGCGACACCCTGCGGTTCCTctgccgacggcgacgacaaaTCGCgaatgacgacgacgacgccccggacgAGTCGGGAGGCGTCGCCACGGCGGAGCCCGCGGTGTGCGACTTCAtggccgcggtggtggacgtCGTGGCGGGATGCGCGGACGAGCGGGCGCCACGTGGATGCCACGTGTACGCCCTTCGTGTCGCGTGCTGCCGAAGTCTCGAAGCAATCGCCGATGAGTATTCGACGGCGGATGATTCAAAGGCTGATTCTTCGTCCCCTTTATCGaccccctcggcgccgttcgcgaaCGAAACCGACGGCGAattcgacgccttcgacgtcttgatggacgccgtcgacggctgCACGGCTGTGGATgcaggcggcgacggacgcagCGGGGAATCAATCtatcgcgacgtcgtcgccgagactCTGAGACTCTGGtcgcgtcggccgccgctcccgcgcggGTCTGACGCGTGGATGCacgacccgaacgacgcgtcgggtaagccccgcggcgggttcctcggggcgatggccgcgttgctgctcggcgacgacgacgacgatgacgacaaTGGGGATGACGATAAAGGCAAAGATTGGGACGTTTCTGTTTTCAGTCCCCTcggtgacgccgcgggcgcggcgctgacgcgtCTGCTgcaccgccccgcgcgatacgacggcgtcgccgaggttggccgatgcgtcgcgaacgagtccgcgtccacggcggtggTGTCCACGGCGGGTAAGGTGGTTCGCCGGGAACCgaacgtcgcgggttcgagtcCCGGACGGTCCGCGGGGATCGTCAAATCTTCTCGGGAAAAgtggggcggcggcttgggcgaggtggagacggtgatgcgccgcgcgtcgatggacgtggacgacgacccggggTCGCCCGTCGGGTCGTCCCGGTCGCCGTTCGCTCCTCCCGGGTTCGATTCCGGCGCGGATCGATCGGGGCTGGTTTTTTCCAAAAATTACCCCCCCGAAacgccccccgcgacgggTTCGTCCATAGCGGCGAATCCCTTTCGCGACGCGCTGTTTCGACTGGTGCGACTCGAACGGTCGAATAAAGACGACGATTCGGGTGAGTCCGACgcccttcgcgtccgcgtccttcgcgcGTGCGTCCTCGCGATGCACTCGGCCGACACAGCCGGCGCAGCATCCGGCGCATCTGGCGATAAATCTCACGCCGCCAGCTGTCAGcaagccgccgtcggcgtgttCTTGGCGTACTCGCTCCTGTACGGCAACGAGGGTTTCtaccgcgcggtcgtcgccgacgcgaacgcggttCGCGCGTTGGTGAGCGCGCTGCTGAGACGCGCTCACGCAACTTACGCCGAGGTCGGGGGTTCGAGTCCTCGAGGCACCACTCAATTAAATGTAAGCGGCGTGGCGagcgtggcgacggcgacgctggcgatGTTGTCGCAGGACCCCGTCGTGAACCGCGCGGTGCACTCGCTTAGTACCTCTCAACgactcgcgtcgtcgtcgaacgatTCACAGTTGAACGATTCACAGTTGAACGATTCGCAGTTGAACGATCGAACAGACTTTTGGTTCAACtcttcggcctcggcgaagaCGTTGTCGGGTTTCAAATCGATCGGTAAGCCGCCTCAACAGACGCTGGGTTCGGCGTGGGTGCTGGTGCTGTGCCGCGTGGCGAGGGGGGGAGGAATTGAAAAGGGGGATGTCACTTCGGGGGAGGGCGgtatcgaacccgcgacctcgtcgttcgcgcgcgcgtgcgctctggcggcgctggccaacTCGGCTCCGTACTTTGACGGGttgacctcggcggcgtcgcagcgactcgtcgccgtctttgACGTCCtgcaccgccggcggcgaaaacgcgtgagcgcggcgatgggacgACCCGGGATCGAACCCGGGAGCGACGGTTTACGCGGTCGGACCGGCCTTCCCACCGCcgtggcggcgctcgtctcggcggcgttggcgagcgcgctggtTACATCCGCGAGTAAATGCCCCGAGTTGGTGTACGCGGCGTTGCAGCGAAGGGACGAGGTTTTCGCGCCGTTTCTGGACGAGTTTCTGGATCCGGTTAAGGACCGCGTTGACGAGAGGAAGGATTCCAACCCCCGCGAGGGTTTATCACACGAGGGTTTCCACGCGAACGACCCAGAGCTGGAGCTGGCGATACATCGCATGAGGGAACACGCGGTGGCGATACATCAAAGATTGGAATTTTtcaacgcgcgcgtcgacgccgctcgcgaggcttCCACCAATCACAGGCCGGGATCGCACTGGACCATGGACAAGGCGATGGACGTCATCAGGGCGGCGTGCGAGGAGGATCAGTCGAAGGAGGATCATTCGAAGGAGGATCATTCGAGCACATCGGGaagtgcgccgccgtcgttccAGTACGCGCCGGAGACGTTCGTGTACagggaggagatcgacgcgcacgagttTTTCCGCCCCATCGTGGACCTCGCGCTCTccggacgtcgtcggtga
- a CDS encoding hypothetical protein (Contains Pfam domain UPF0187 (uncharacterised protein family); putative uncharacterized protein) has product MSATTTAGAPHRARIRPRSNLAATYLSPILPGAVALHSPSKREATLPHVRTRTSTASSSSSSASSDAVVSTESCEWTDDESECARKTKALNVHECGVPDDPGLNWHLLSESQCDLTTIVKFRRNHEWREYQSSKRWFQQLTTINGSVVARRVTFPALVITAWAVAVATAAKTVSAPWLWASVSSASQFVSIVGGAVSLLLVFRTNAAFARFCAAADSFADVLASTRNLSRKMAVWAPVTHRSSLARLCAAIPWAVKHRGQGIHGTPEAAEELETVLTPAQLARLDPAGNVPAQLMTEITRALDRMNEHKVELIYQLLMDNDLTALHAYAAKTDRIAQTPTPVSYTRHISRSLMLWLLTLPACSVGAGCPWWITGAGTALVSWLLLGIDDLGMQLEQPYTVMALKSMCEDVQDEVVPETGRSEWTPRIGAPRDEVKASGFLNSELVGDETADATTQLASA; this is encoded by the exons atgagcgcgacgacgacggcgggggcgccgcatcgcgcgcggatccGACCCCGttcgaacctcgcggcgacgtattTGTCACCCATTCTTCCGGGTGCCGTGGCATTACACTCACCGTCCAAACGCGAGGCGACCCTTCCGCACGTTCGGACGAGGAcatcgaccgcgtcgtcgtcgtcgtcgtccgcatcgtcggacgccgtcgtctcgACCGAATCGTGCGAGTGGACCGACGACGAAAGCGAGTGCGCGCGCAAGACCAAGGCACTCAACGTCCACGAGTGCGGCGTGCCCGACGACCCTGGACTCAACTGGCACCTCCTCTCCGAGTCCCAGTGCGACCTGACGACCATCGTCAAGTTTCGCCGAAACCACGAGTGGAGGGAGTATCAGAGCTCGAAGCGGTGGTTCCAGCAGCTCACCACCATCAACGGGAGTGTGGTGGCGAGGCGGGTGACGTTCCCGGCGCTCGTCATCACCGCGTGGGCCGTCGCG GTTGCCACCGCGGCTAAGACGGTGTCCGCGCCGTGGCTGTGGGCCTCCGTGTCTTCTGCGTCCCAATTCGTgtccatcgtcggcggcgccgtgtcGCTGCTGTTGGTGTTTCGCAccaacgccgcgttcgccaggttctgcgccgccgcggactcgttcgcggacgtcctggcgtcgacgcgaaacCTCTCGCGCAAGATGGCGGTGTGGGCGCCGGTAACGCATCGGTCATCGCTGGCG CGGCTGTGCGCGGCGATCCCGTGGGCGGTGAAACACCGCGGGCAAGGGATACACGGCACCCCCgaagcggcggaggagctggagACGGTGCTGACGCCCGCGCAGCTGGCGCGGctg GACCCGGCGGGTAACGTCCCAGCGCAGCTCATGACGGAGATTACACGGGCGCTGGATCGGATGAACGAGCACAAGGTGGAGCTCATCTACCAGCTCCTGATGGATAACGACCTCACGGCGCTGcacgcgtacgccgccaaGACGGATCGCATCGCGCAG ACCCCCACGCCGGTGAGCTACACGCGTCACATATCCCGGAGCCTCATGCTGTGGCTTTTGACGCTACCCGCGtgctccgtcggcgcggggtgcCCGTGGTGGATCAccg GCGCcggcaccgcgctcgtctcgtggctcctcctcggcataGACGACCTCGGCATGCAGCTCGAGCAGCCGTACACGGTGATGGCGCTCAAGTCGATGTGCGAAGACGTTCAGGACGAGGTCGTGCCGGAGACTGGGCGCAGCGAgtggacgccgaggatcggagcgccgcgggacgAGGTGAAGGCGTCG GGGTTCCTCAACTCGGAGTTGGTCGGAGACgagacggcggacgcgacgacgcagctggcgagcgcgtga